One window of Streptomyces sp. NBC_00273 genomic DNA carries:
- a CDS encoding DUF4350 domain-containing protein encodes MTGPTDPATPTATSAPSAPSAPEAREPSAGTPGHAPPPADGAPRTRRLRRIRRVLTAVAVLAAGAVAMAALDSGTRHGGLDPRSADPFGSRAVAELLKERGVTTRVVTTAREAAAATGPRTTLLVTDPDRLGATQRDVIRSAIDLSGGRTVLLAPSSHSLGDLSPGVRTSGDATTDRPDPGCTLPAATSAGRADTGGGLTYTTALPRTTACYPSGGHPTLLVLPTGPAGGDTVLLGSETILLNESLADEGNASLALQLLGSRPDLVWYLPSLADSDPDTAPSAEDKGLLDLIPAGWSWALLQLFVAAVLAALWRARRLGPLVTEKLPVAIRASEATEGRARLYRKTDARDRAATVLRTATRERLAALLGVPHTQAHDPAALAPAVSARLTGEPRDVTALLFGTTPSDDAALVALADHLDALEREVRTS; translated from the coding sequence ATGACCGGCCCGACCGACCCGGCCACGCCGACGGCCACTTCGGCGCCGTCGGCCCCGTCGGCGCCCGAGGCGCGGGAGCCCTCGGCCGGTACCCCCGGCCACGCACCCCCACCCGCCGACGGCGCCCCGCGCACCCGCCGCCTTCGCCGGATCCGCCGCGTCCTCACCGCCGTGGCCGTCCTCGCCGCCGGCGCCGTCGCCATGGCGGCCCTCGACTCCGGCACCCGCCACGGCGGCCTCGACCCCCGCAGCGCCGACCCCTTCGGCAGCCGCGCCGTCGCCGAGCTCTTGAAGGAACGCGGCGTCACCACCCGCGTCGTCACCACCGCCCGCGAGGCCGCCGCCGCCACCGGCCCCCGCACCACTCTCCTGGTCACCGACCCCGACCGGCTCGGCGCCACCCAGCGCGACGTCATCCGCTCGGCCATCGACCTCTCCGGCGGCCGCACCGTCCTCCTCGCACCCAGCAGCCACAGCCTCGGCGACCTCTCCCCCGGCGTGCGCACCTCCGGCGACGCCACCACGGACCGCCCCGACCCCGGCTGCACCCTGCCCGCCGCCACCTCGGCCGGCCGCGCCGACACCGGCGGCGGCCTCACCTACACCACCGCCCTGCCCCGGACCACCGCCTGCTACCCCAGCGGCGGCCACCCCACGCTCCTCGTCCTCCCCACCGGCCCCGCCGGCGGCGACACCGTCCTCCTCGGCTCCGAGACGATCCTCCTCAACGAGTCCCTCGCCGACGAAGGCAACGCCTCCCTCGCCCTCCAACTCCTCGGCTCCCGCCCGGACCTCGTCTGGTACCTGCCGTCCCTCGCGGACTCCGACCCCGACACCGCGCCCTCCGCCGAGGACAAGGGCCTCCTCGACCTCATCCCGGCCGGCTGGTCCTGGGCCCTGCTCCAGCTCTTCGTCGCCGCCGTCCTCGCCGCCCTCTGGCGCGCCCGGCGCCTGGGCCCCCTCGTCACCGAGAAGCTCCCCGTCGCCATCCGCGCCTCCGAGGCCACCGAGGGCCGCGCCCGCCTCTACCGCAAGACCGACGCCCGCGACCGCGCCGCCACCGTGCTGCGCACCGCCACCCGCGAACGCCTCGCCGCGCTGCTCGGCGTACCGCACACCCAGGCCCACGACCCCGCGGCCCTGGCCCCGGCCGTCTCCGCCCGCCTGACCGGCGAGCCCCGGGACGTGACCGCCCTCCTCTTCGGCACCACCCCCTCCGACGACGCGGCACTC
- a CDS encoding DUF4129 domain-containing protein, whose amino-acid sequence MMSTGGLITRATALLPSAETPPVTTPREPAREAAERELSKPMYHENDPSLLDRALRKFFDWLDDMLGAASGATPGGGFGLVVILVLVVLAVGALWWRLGTPGRITTGTGVLFADGTRSAADHRTAADAHAAAGRWTEAVQERMRAVVRSLEERTLLDPRPGRTADEAAAEAAVSLPDHAAELRAAARTFDDVTYGGRTADADTYARLRALDLTLDRAKPLLTGPTA is encoded by the coding sequence ATGATGAGTACGGGGGGCCTCATCACCCGCGCCACGGCGCTCCTGCCGAGCGCCGAAACACCACCGGTGACGACACCGCGCGAACCCGCCAGGGAAGCGGCCGAGCGCGAACTGTCCAAGCCGATGTACCACGAGAACGACCCGAGCCTGCTCGACCGCGCCCTGCGCAAGTTCTTCGACTGGCTCGACGACATGCTCGGCGCCGCCTCCGGGGCGACCCCCGGAGGCGGCTTCGGCCTCGTCGTGATCCTCGTACTCGTGGTCCTCGCCGTCGGCGCCCTCTGGTGGCGCCTCGGCACCCCCGGCCGGATCACCACCGGCACGGGCGTCCTCTTCGCCGACGGCACCCGCAGCGCCGCCGACCACCGCACCGCCGCCGACGCCCACGCCGCGGCCGGCCGCTGGACCGAAGCCGTCCAGGAACGCATGCGCGCCGTCGTCCGCTCCCTGGAGGAGCGCACCCTGCTCGACCCGCGCCCCGGACGCACCGCCGACGAGGCCGCCGCCGAAGCCGCGGTCTCCCTCCCCGACCACGCCGCGGAACTCCGCGCCGCCGCCCGTACCTTCGACGACGTCACCTACGGCGGCCGCACCGCCGACGCCGACACGTACGCCCGCCTGCGCGCCCTCGACCTCACCCTGGACCGCGCAAAGCCGCTGCTGACGGGACCCACCGCATGA
- a CDS encoding glycerophosphoryl diester phosphodiesterase membrane domain-containing protein — protein sequence MNDSPGWASPGSSPSDSERPGTDGGAQQPAPPAQPAQPAGDPKWSAEQPPPGQWSNPGTTPAAPQPQPQPTSGWGQQPGTPQAGQYGPQYGYPGAPGQWGQPPAAKPGVIPLRPLGLGEILDGAVATMRTHWRAVLPITLVVATVVQVISVIAQKFMLDDLAISASPDAGPEEFIDAIGSTIGATAVVQFIQFLGTIVVTAMLTMVFSRAVLGQHSSVSDAWRESRPQLLRLIGLTLLMALGAVLLGAVLILPGLLAETPALAVLGGLVWLPLLLWLGIKFTLASPALMLEKSTVFKAFARSSKLVKGTWWRIFGITLLTIIIAGFISAMIVMPFQLLSVFAFSGGLDALADGSPANMNNWGALIAPAIGLIIAQTIVMPFQSGVTVLLYVDQRIRREGLDLELARAAGLENYGTTGG from the coding sequence ATGAACGACTCTCCGGGCTGGGCTTCGCCCGGATCCTCTCCGTCTGACAGCGAGCGGCCGGGCACCGACGGCGGCGCGCAGCAGCCCGCACCGCCGGCCCAGCCCGCCCAGCCCGCCGGCGACCCGAAGTGGTCCGCCGAACAGCCGCCGCCCGGTCAGTGGTCGAACCCGGGCACCACGCCCGCGGCCCCGCAGCCGCAGCCGCAGCCCACCTCGGGCTGGGGGCAGCAGCCGGGTACCCCTCAGGCGGGCCAGTACGGCCCCCAGTACGGCTACCCGGGCGCCCCCGGCCAGTGGGGCCAGCCCCCCGCCGCCAAGCCCGGTGTGATCCCCCTGCGGCCCCTGGGCCTCGGCGAGATCCTCGACGGCGCGGTCGCCACCATGCGCACCCACTGGCGCGCGGTCCTGCCGATCACCCTGGTCGTGGCCACCGTCGTCCAGGTGATCAGCGTGATCGCCCAGAAGTTCATGCTGGACGACCTCGCCATCTCCGCCTCCCCGGACGCCGGCCCCGAGGAATTCATCGACGCGATCGGCAGCACCATCGGCGCGACCGCAGTGGTCCAGTTCATCCAGTTCCTCGGCACCATCGTGGTCACCGCGATGCTCACGATGGTCTTCAGCCGCGCCGTGCTCGGCCAGCACTCCTCGGTCTCCGACGCCTGGCGCGAGTCCCGCCCCCAGCTGCTGCGCCTGATAGGGCTCACGCTGCTGATGGCCCTCGGCGCCGTCCTGCTCGGCGCCGTACTGATCCTGCCGGGCCTCCTCGCCGAGACCCCCGCCCTCGCCGTCCTCGGCGGCCTCGTCTGGCTGCCGCTCCTGCTCTGGCTGGGCATCAAGTTCACACTGGCCTCGCCCGCCCTGATGCTCGAGAAGAGCACCGTGTTCAAGGCCTTCGCGCGCTCCTCGAAGCTCGTCAAGGGCACCTGGTGGCGCATCTTCGGCATCACGCTGCTCACCATCATCATCGCCGGCTTCATCTCGGCGATGATCGTCATGCCGTTCCAGCTCCTCAGCGTCTTCGCCTTCAGCGGCGGCCTCGACGCCCTCGCGGACGGCAGCCCCGCCAACATGAACAACTGGGGCGCACTGATCGCCCCCGCGATCGGCCTGATCATCGCGCAGACCATCGTCATGCCGTTCCAGTCCGGCGTCACCGTGCTCCTCTACGTCGACCAGCGCATCCGCCGCGAGGGACTCGACCTGGAGCTCGCCCGGGCCGCAGGCCTCGAGAACTACGGCACGACCGGAGGCTGA
- the mtrA gene encoding two-component system response regulator MtrA: MMSTMKGRVLVVDDDTALAEMLGIVLRGEGFEPSFVADGDKALAAFREAKPDLVLLDLMLPGRDGIEVCRLIRAESGVPIVMLTAKSDTVDVVVGLESGADDYIVKPFKPKELVARIRARLRRSEEPAPEQLAIGDLVIDVAGHSVKRDGASIALTPLEFDLLVALARKPWQVFTREVLLEQVWGYRHAADTRLVNVHVQRLRSKVEKDPERPEIVVTVRGVGYKAGPS, from the coding sequence ATGATGTCAACCATGAAGGGACGCGTCCTTGTCGTCGACGACGACACCGCGCTGGCCGAGATGCTCGGCATTGTGCTGCGTGGAGAAGGTTTTGAGCCGTCGTTCGTAGCAGACGGTGACAAGGCACTTGCTGCCTTCCGGGAGGCGAAGCCGGACCTGGTGCTGCTGGACCTCATGCTGCCCGGGAGGGACGGCATAGAGGTCTGCCGCCTGATCCGGGCGGAGTCCGGCGTGCCGATCGTCATGCTCACCGCCAAGAGCGACACGGTCGATGTCGTCGTGGGCCTGGAGTCCGGGGCCGACGACTACATCGTGAAGCCGTTCAAGCCGAAGGAGCTGGTGGCCCGTATCCGGGCCCGCCTGCGCCGGTCGGAGGAGCCCGCGCCCGAGCAGCTGGCCATCGGTGACCTGGTCATCGACGTGGCCGGGCACTCGGTCAAGCGGGACGGCGCCTCCATCGCGCTGACCCCGCTCGAGTTCGACCTGCTGGTCGCCCTCGCGCGCAAGCCCTGGCAGGTCTTCACCCGTGAGGTGCTGCTGGAGCAGGTTTGGGGCTACCGGCACGCGGCGGACACCCGCCTGGTCAACGTGCACGTGCAGCGTCTGCGCTCCAAGGTCGAGAAGGACCCGGAGCGCCCCGAGATCGTCGTGACGGTGCGTGGTGTCGGCTACAAGGCCGGACCCAGCTGA
- the mtrB gene encoding MtrAB system histidine kinase MtrB, which yields MSGRVPGGFHPWRLRFGRLFRDRASSSRVLRLFLRLARRPLLPAVRLWRRNIQLRVVAATLLISLAVVLALGFVVIAQVSRGLLEAKEEAAQSQAAGGFAVAQEKANAPATVDGPDATDNKVGRDASTWMNSLVKQLASGGQTAFEVVALGAGTGDEALPGTQGVKGARASGNVDPTASVPLPLRRAVNRATGAFKTFSEIRYTSGDGAKEPEPALVIGKRLSDINGDPYDLYYLFPLTQEEESLNLIKVTIVTAGMFVVVLLCGIAWLVVRQVVTPVRMAAGIAERLSAGRLQERMKVTGEDDIARLGEAFNKMAQNLQNKIQQLEELSRMQRRFVSDVSHELRTPLTTVRMAADVIHDARVDFDPITARSAELLAGQLDRFESLLADLLEISRFDAGAAALEAEPIDLRDVVRRVIDGAEPLAEHKGTRIRVLGDTQPVIAEADARRVERVLRNLVVNAVEHGEGRDVVVRLASAGGAVAVAVRDYGVGLKPGEATRVFNRFWRADPARARTTGGTGLGLSIAVEDARLHGGWLQAWGEPGGGSQFRLTLPRTADEPLRGSPIPLEPEDSRANRANRARAAAEAAGGAAERTPADAGDRSPIPPRSPVAGAMPVPADPTALPGNGARVVARPAEQAQQEDRADGR from the coding sequence GTGTCCGGTAGGGTCCCGGGCGGCTTCCACCCGTGGAGGCTGCGCTTCGGCCGGCTGTTCCGGGACCGGGCGTCGAGCAGCCGTGTCCTGCGGTTGTTCCTGCGCCTGGCGCGCCGACCGCTGCTTCCGGCCGTCCGGCTGTGGCGGCGCAACATCCAGCTCCGGGTGGTCGCCGCCACCCTGTTGATCTCGCTCGCCGTGGTCCTCGCCCTGGGGTTCGTCGTCATCGCCCAGGTCAGCAGGGGTCTCCTCGAGGCCAAGGAGGAGGCGGCACAGAGCCAGGCCGCGGGCGGGTTCGCGGTGGCGCAGGAGAAGGCCAACGCCCCGGCCACGGTGGACGGGCCCGACGCCACCGACAACAAGGTCGGCCGGGACGCCAGTACGTGGATGAACTCCCTGGTCAAGCAGTTGGCCAGTGGTGGGCAGACCGCTTTCGAGGTCGTCGCGCTGGGTGCGGGCACGGGTGACGAGGCGCTGCCCGGGACGCAGGGCGTCAAGGGCGCCCGGGCCTCCGGCAACGTGGACCCGACCGCCAGCGTCCCGCTGCCGCTGCGCCGGGCCGTCAACCGGGCCACCGGCGCCTTCAAGACCTTCTCCGAGATCCGCTACACCAGTGGGGACGGGGCGAAGGAGCCCGAGCCGGCGCTGGTCATCGGCAAGCGGCTCTCGGACATCAACGGCGACCCGTACGACCTGTACTACCTCTTCCCGCTCACGCAGGAGGAGGAGTCCCTCAACCTGATCAAGGTCACCATCGTGACCGCGGGCATGTTCGTCGTCGTCCTGCTCTGCGGCATCGCCTGGCTCGTCGTGCGCCAGGTGGTCACACCGGTCCGGATGGCCGCCGGGATCGCCGAGCGGCTCTCGGCCGGGCGGCTCCAGGAGCGGATGAAGGTCACCGGTGAGGACGACATCGCGCGCCTCGGCGAGGCCTTCAACAAGATGGCGCAGAACCTCCAGAACAAGATCCAGCAGCTGGAGGAGCTGTCCCGGATGCAGCGCCGCTTCGTCTCGGACGTCTCGCACGAGCTGCGCACCCCGCTGACGACGGTACGGATGGCCGCCGACGTCATCCACGACGCCCGGGTCGACTTCGACCCGATCACCGCGCGCTCCGCCGAGCTGCTCGCCGGGCAGCTCGACCGGTTCGAGTCGCTCCTCGCCGACCTGCTGGAGATCAGCCGCTTCGACGCCGGGGCCGCGGCCCTGGAGGCCGAGCCCATCGACCTGCGTGACGTCGTGCGCCGGGTCATCGACGGTGCCGAGCCGCTCGCCGAGCACAAGGGCACCCGGATCCGGGTCCTGGGCGACACCCAGCCGGTCATCGCCGAGGCCGATGCCCGGCGGGTGGAGCGGGTGCTGCGCAATCTGGTGGTCAACGCCGTGGAGCACGGCGAGGGCCGCGACGTGGTGGTCCGGCTGGCGTCCGCGGGCGGGGCCGTCGCCGTCGCCGTACGGGACTACGGGGTCGGGCTGAAGCCCGGCGAGGCCACCCGTGTCTTCAACCGCTTCTGGCGGGCCGACCCGGCGCGGGCGCGCACGACCGGCGGGACCGGCCTGGGCCTGTCGATCGCCGTCGAGGACGCCCGGCTGCACGGGGGCTGGCTGCAGGCTTGGGGCGAGCCGGGCGGCGGTTCGCAGTTCCGGCTGACCCTGCCGCGCACGGCCGACGAGCCGCTGCGGGGCTCGCCCATCCCGCTGGAGCCCGAGGACTCCCGGGCCAACCGCGCCAACCGGGCCAGGGCCGCGGCCGAGGCCGCGGGCGGTGCGGCGGAGCGTACGCCCGCCGACGCGGGCGACCGCTCGCCGATACCGCCGCGCTCGCCCGTCGCCGGAGCGATGCCGGTGCCCGCAGACCCGACGGCCCTGCCGGGGAACGGGGCACGGGTCGTGGCCCGCCCGGCCGAACAGGCACAACAGGAGGACCGAGCCGATGGACGCTGA
- a CDS encoding LpqB family beta-propeller domain-containing protein, whose product MDAEPLDARAGRARVRRRRLRTVRAYAFGAAGLLLAGCASMPDRGDIRPVQASQGVDSQVRVFGVPPADKASPAEIVDGFLEAMTSDDPQLETARKYLTEAAAKSWKPGSAVTVLSSGLNRVPNRGEKDPDGPRWKVTGKKLATVDEHSAYQPQTGAREYEEFLQLVQNEDKQWRISTPPSGLVLSESDFQRIYMPVNKYYFAGGTLVADPVYVRQRTDPDSRMDPTTQTVQSLLAGPSRWLAPVVESSFPTGTELSPGTKSLSYDGQNTLRVPLNEKAENVAQPQCKKMATQLLYTVKDLTGSRLDQVELVRAGGKSTSLCSVSEVNAAAIAGRPKIPEFQYFVDNEKRLVRMKLDTSSEDQQVRPEPVPGPLATPPGFKVRSAAVSHDERRAAVVSEDEHALYVVPLVGSGAMPQPLPVGKGGKAALLTAPSWDASGDLWVADRDLQSPGLWRVPGGAGTPEKVQVAGLDGRKIASLKASADGARIALLVEQPGGGSKVLYVGRIERPDGKGDSSAVSVRELRPAAPQMVDVTAMSWAPRGRLLVVGRENGGVQQARYMLADGSMVAASLPGATGLSEVAVAATEDEAKPKPVVAFSEDGIVWLPPGAQWRTVAAGAGGRAPVYPG is encoded by the coding sequence ATGGACGCTGAGCCCTTGGACGCGCGGGCGGGGCGTGCGCGGGTGCGGCGCCGGCGGCTGCGCACCGTACGGGCGTACGCCTTCGGCGCGGCCGGGCTGCTGCTCGCGGGGTGTGCCTCCATGCCGGACCGGGGCGACATCCGTCCGGTGCAGGCCTCGCAGGGCGTGGATTCGCAGGTCCGGGTGTTCGGCGTACCGCCCGCGGACAAGGCCAGCCCGGCGGAGATCGTCGACGGCTTCCTGGAGGCGATGACCAGCGACGACCCGCAGCTGGAGACGGCCCGCAAGTACCTCACCGAGGCGGCTGCGAAGAGCTGGAAGCCCGGCTCGGCCGTCACCGTGCTCTCCTCCGGGCTCAACCGGGTTCCGAACCGCGGCGAGAAGGACCCGGACGGGCCCCGCTGGAAGGTGACCGGCAAGAAGCTCGCGACCGTCGACGAGCACAGCGCGTACCAGCCGCAGACCGGGGCCAGGGAGTACGAGGAGTTCCTCCAGCTCGTCCAGAACGAGGACAAGCAATGGCGGATCTCGACCCCGCCGAGCGGGCTCGTGCTCAGCGAATCGGACTTCCAGCGCATCTACATGCCGGTCAACAAGTACTACTTCGCGGGCGGCACGCTCGTCGCCGACCCCGTCTACGTGCGTCAGCGCACCGACCCGGACTCGCGGATGGACCCGACCACCCAGACCGTGCAGTCGCTGCTGGCGGGGCCGTCGCGGTGGCTCGCCCCGGTCGTGGAGTCCAGTTTCCCCACCGGTACGGAACTGAGCCCGGGCACCAAGTCCCTTTCGTACGACGGGCAGAACACGCTGCGCGTGCCGCTCAACGAGAAGGCCGAGAACGTCGCGCAGCCGCAGTGCAAGAAGATGGCCACCCAACTCCTCTACACGGTCAAGGACCTGACGGGTTCCCGGCTCGACCAGGTCGAACTGGTGCGGGCGGGCGGCAAGTCGACCTCGCTGTGTTCGGTGAGCGAGGTGAACGCGGCCGCGATCGCGGGCCGGCCAAAGATCCCCGAGTTCCAGTACTTCGTGGACAACGAGAAGCGTCTGGTCCGCATGAAGCTGGACACGAGCAGCGAGGACCAGCAGGTCCGGCCCGAACCGGTGCCGGGGCCGCTGGCCACCCCTCCCGGTTTCAAGGTCAGATCGGCGGCGGTCTCGCACGACGAGCGGCGCGCGGCCGTGGTCTCCGAGGACGAGCACGCGCTGTACGTCGTGCCGCTGGTCGGGAGCGGGGCGATGCCGCAGCCGTTGCCGGTCGGCAAGGGCGGCAAGGCGGCGTTGCTGACCGCGCCGAGCTGGGACGCTTCGGGTGATCTGTGGGTCGCGGACCGGGATCTGCAGTCCCCGGGGCTGTGGCGGGTGCCGGGTGGTGCCGGAACGCCCGAGAAGGTGCAGGTGGCGGGGCTCGACGGGCGGAAGATCGCTTCGCTGAAGGCGTCCGCCGACGGGGCGCGGATCGCCCTGCTGGTGGAGCAGCCCGGCGGCGGCAGCAAGGTCCTCTACGTCGGGCGGATCGAACGGCCCGACGGCAAGGGCGACTCCTCGGCGGTGTCGGTGCGCGAGCTGCGTCCGGCGGCCCCGCAGATGGTCGACGTGACGGCGATGAGCTGGGCGCCCCGCGGGCGGCTGCTCGTGGTGGGCCGGGAGAACGGCGGCGTGCAGCAGGCCCGCTACATGCTGGCCGACGGTTCGATGGTCGCGGCGAGCCTGCCCGGGGCCACCGGTCTGTCGGAGGTGGCGGTCGCGGCCACGGAGGACGAGGCGAAGCCGAAGCCGGTGGTCGCGTTCTCGGAGGACGGGATCGTGTGGCTTCCGCCGGGGGCGCAGTGGCGCACGGTGGCGGCGGGCGCGGGCGGCCGGGCTCCGGTGTACCCGGGCTGA
- a CDS encoding ComF family protein translates to MRDGWQELAGLVLPVDCAGCGAVRVLVCAECRDALSGAGAGPVRPSPRPAGLPVVLAAAVYEGAVRSLLLAHKERGALPLAGVLGAGLAAAVLAGGVGGAGGAGGAGDVALVPVPSARRQVRARGHDPALRIARAAAGRLRRAGVPARVAPVLGLRRAVADQAGLGARQRRENLTGALAVRRGGWRLMAGAARIVLVDDLITTGATLAEAARAVRAAGLVAGPGTGPGTVLRAAVVAAPADSFRRIERAPRLCAPRTEQKSCE, encoded by the coding sequence ATGCGGGATGGGTGGCAGGAGCTCGCCGGGCTGGTCCTGCCGGTCGACTGCGCCGGCTGCGGGGCGGTCCGGGTGCTGGTGTGCGCCGAGTGCCGGGATGCGCTGAGCGGGGCCGGGGCGGGGCCGGTGCGGCCGTCTCCGCGGCCCGCGGGATTGCCGGTGGTGCTGGCCGCCGCCGTCTACGAGGGGGCCGTACGGAGCCTCCTGCTGGCGCACAAGGAGCGCGGGGCGCTACCGCTGGCCGGGGTGCTCGGCGCAGGCCTGGCGGCGGCCGTCCTGGCGGGCGGTGTCGGCGGTGCCGGTGGTGCGGGCGGTGCGGGGGACGTGGCGCTGGTCCCGGTCCCGTCGGCGCGGCGGCAGGTCCGGGCGCGCGGGCACGATCCGGCGCTCAGGATCGCGCGGGCGGCCGCGGGGCGGCTGCGGCGGGCCGGCGTTCCCGCGCGCGTGGCGCCCGTACTGGGGCTGCGGCGGGCGGTGGCGGACCAGGCGGGGCTGGGGGCCCGGCAGCGCCGGGAGAACCTCACGGGGGCGCTGGCGGTGCGCCGCGGCGGGTGGCGGCTCATGGCCGGTGCGGCCCGGATCGTGCTCGTGGACGACCTGATCACGACGGGGGCGACGCTGGCGGAGGCGGCCCGGGCGGTGCGCGCCGCGGGGCTGGTGGCGGGCCCGGGGACGGGCCCGGGGACGGTGCTGCGGGCGGCGGTGGTGGCCGCGCCGGCGGACTCCTTCAGGCGGATCGAACGCGCGCCACGTCTTTGCGCACCTCGGACAGAGCAAAAATCTTGTGAATAG